In Phragmites australis chromosome 17, lpPhrAust1.1, whole genome shotgun sequence, the following are encoded in one genomic region:
- the LOC133897870 gene encoding LOW QUALITY PROTEIN: probable potassium transporter 17 (The sequence of the model RefSeq protein was modified relative to this genomic sequence to represent the inferred CDS: inserted 2 bases in 1 codon; deleted 1 base in 1 codon; substituted 1 base at 1 genomic stop codon), whose translation MNLASPTKHDYLGIYSIMFWTLTLIGVVKYVGIALNADDHGEGGTFALYSLLCRHADIGILPSRKVYSEEEPLLHNQSATARRPSKLGKFFERSIVARRVLLFMAILGMCMLIGDGILTTAISVLSAIDGLRGPFPSVSKPVAEALSAAILVGLFLLQKYGTSKVSFLFSPIMAAWTFTTPIIGVYSVFHYYPGIFKAISPHYIVRFLLRNKKQGWQLLGGTVLCITGAEAMFADLGHISKKAIQVIFINSIYPSLVLTYAGQTAYLINNVNDFSDGFYKFIPRPVYWPLFIIATLAAIVASQSSISATISVIKQSVVQDYFPRVKVVHMILFVGVILSFGGGKEIGNAFGLLLQVVMLITTILLTLVMIIIWRTSPFLVALYFIPFFIMEGSYVSAVFTKIPGGGWLPFAVSMILAPIMFVWYYGRQRKIXYEMAHKVTVERLGELLAKPEIHRVPSLCFFYRNIQDALILILGHYIKNMSSLHTVXVFVTLRYLLVAKVDQRERTLISRLGPNGVYGCTIQYGYADSLGLEGGEDLAAQVTSCLRRHIETEAEAAQLETARSAGVVHIRGKMRFYVGKDAGWFDRAMLGFYEFLHGICRSALPALGTPLQQRVEIGMLYKV comes from the exons GTGGTACATTTGCATTGTATTCTCTGTTGTGTAGGCATGCCGATATAGGCATACTTCCTTCCAGAAAAGTTTATTCAGAGGAAGAGCCACTACTTCACAATCAGTCTGCAACAGCTAGAAGGCCTAGTAAGCTAGGGAAGTTCTTTGAGCGAAGCATAGTAGCCAGAAGAGTACTTTTGTTCATGGCAATACTAGGGATGTGCATGCTCATTGGGGATGGCATACTCACTACTGCTATTTCAG TATTATCAGCGATTGACGGACTAAGAGGGCCATTTCCTTCTGTTAGTAAGC CTGTTGCGGAAGCCCTGTCTGCCGCAATTCTTGTTGGCTTATTCTTGCTGCAAAAATATGGGACCTCAAAAGTGAGCTTTCTGTTTTCTCCAATCATGGCAGCATGGACTTTCACCACTCCAATCATCGGCGTCTATAGCGTTTTTCATTACTACCCTGGCATCTTCAAAGCCATTTCACCTCATTATATTGTTCGTTTCTTGCTGAGAAATAAAAAGCAAGGGTGGCAGCTTCTCGGTGGAACTGTTCTATGCATCACAG GTGCTGAAGCCATGTTTGCAGATCTAggccacatcagcaaaaagGCTATTCAGGTTATTTTCATCAA TAGCATATATCCTTCTCTGGTCCTGACTTATGCTGGGCAAACGGCATACCTTATTAACAATGTCAATGACTTCAGTGATGGGTTCTACAAATTTATCCCTCGCCCGGTTTACTGGCCCTTGTTTATCATCGCAACGCTGGCAGCAATTGTCGCAAGCCAATCCTCGATATCTGCGACAATTTCCGTCATTAAGCAATCAGTTGTCCAGGACTACTTCCCCCGTGTTAAAGTGGTGCACATGATACTGTTTGTCGGTGTCATACTAAGCTTTGGTGGTGGAAAGGAGATAGGGAATGCATTCG GATTGTTActgcaggtggtcatgctcatAACAACAATCTTGCTCACTCTGGTGATGATCATCATATGGAGAACATCACCTTTTCTTGTGGCGCTGTACTTCATCCCCTTCTTCATCATGGAGGGGTCTTATGTCAGTGCTGTTTTCACCAAGATCCCTGGAGGAGGCTGGCTCCCCTTTGCAGTTTCCATGATCCTCGCACCGATCATGTTCGTCTGGTACTACGGCAGGCAGCGGAAAATCTAATACGAAATGGCGCACAAAGTGACCGTGGAGCgcctcggtgagctcttggcaAAACCTGAGATTCATAGGGTTCCAAGCCTGTGCTTCTTCTACAGGAACATTCAGGATGCGCTCATCTT AATCCTAGGCCATTACATCAAGAACATGAGCTCACTGCACACGGT AGTCTTCGTCACCCTGAGGTATCTGCTGGTCGCCAAGGTCGACCAACGTGAAAGGACCCTGATCAGTAGGCTGGGACCGAACGGGGTGTACGGCTGTACCATCCAGTACGGCTACGCCGACAGCCTCGGCCTCGAGGGCGGCGAGGACCTCGCCGCGCAGGTCACCAGCTGCCTGCGACGGCACATCGAGACGGAGGCCGAGGCTGCGCAGCTGGAGACGGCGAGGTCGGCCGGCGTGGTGCACATCCGGGGCAAGATGAGGTTCTACGTGGGCAAGGACGCCGGGTGGTTCGACAGGGCCATGCTCGGGTTCTACGAGTTCTTGCATGGCATCTGCCGCTCCGCCCTGCCAGCGCTCGGCACGCCACTGCAACAGCGGGTCGAGATCGGCATGTTGTACAAGGTTTGA
- the LOC133896615 gene encoding uncharacterized protein LOC133896615 isoform X1 — protein sequence METAQEREVQLQGRQAWPFHMMATTSSNYSSSSSSSGSGGDCFVLGWEQPPFGCFGVLAADVHELFPLFADMESPLPVSSAPAVPSQAHDAVAMPEELDELLLNFWDASCNDGDVGEQQVQAAFNSSCCVPHEKSSSTVTTTNYFFPYDDDPLSSIFSAAPTLAEKALLQAPAEPLSSSSSNCHGDPHLGDAGGAWVQGAAATPSAARAPPVPRSSASLKRSTREAESDQAECSQSVSKRRKAESPSPAGVVCPFALLKPDGLDGGATLADINARILMRPARPVRHPVGEFACAPRVSADQPGISGKTVSSFTRLHTPGRGTITIIRTRG from the exons ATGGAGACAGCCCAGGAAAGGGAGGTGCAGCTGCAGGGGAGGCAGGCGTGGCCTTTCCACATGATGGCGACTACCAGCAGcaactacagcagcagcagcagcagcagcggtagCGGTGGCGACTGCTTCGTGCTCGGGTGGGAGCAGCCGCCGTTCGGCTGCTTCGGGGTCCTTGCCGCCGACGTCCACGAGCTCTTCCCTCTGT TTGCAGACATGGAGTCGCCGTTGCCGGTGTCGTCGGCGCCGGCCGTCCCGTCGCAGGCGCACGACGCGGTGGCGATGCCCGAGGAGCTGGACGAGCTGCTCCTG AACTTCTGGGACGCAAGCTGCAACGACGGCGACGTGGGCGAGCAGCAGGTGCAGGCCGCCTTCAATTCCAGCTGCTGCGTCCCGCACGAGAAGAGCAGTAGCACTGTCACCACCACCAACTATTTCTTCCCCT ACGATGATGACCCCTTGAGCTCGATTTTCTCGGCGGCGCCCACGCTGGCAGAGAAAGCTCTGCTCCAGGCCCCGGCAGAGCCCCTCAGCTCGTCTTCGTCGAACTGTCACGGGGACCCACACCTGGGGGACGCGGGCGGGGCCTGGGTGCAGGGCGCCGCTGCCACGCCGAGTGCCGCGCGGGCCCCGCCTGTGCCGAGGAGCTCCGCCTCGCTGAAACGCTCGACACGCGAAG CAGAGTCTGATCAGGCGGAGTGCAGCCAGAGCGTGAGCAAGCGGAGGAAGGCCgagtcgccgtcgccggcgggGGTGGTGTGCCCGTTCGCCCTGCTGAAGCCCGACGGGCTGGACGGCGGCGCGACGTTGGCGGACATCAACGCGCGCATCCTCATGCGTCCCGCGCGGCCCGTGCGGCACCCCGTCGGCGAGTTCGCGTGCGCGCCGCGCGTGTCCGCGGACCAGCCGGGCATATCGGGCAAGACCGTGTCCAGCTTCACGCGCCTGCACACCCCCGGACGCGGCACCATAACCATCATAAGAACAAGAGGCTGA
- the LOC133896615 gene encoding uncharacterized protein LOC133896615 isoform X2, with product METAQEREVQLQGRQAWPFHMMATTSSNYSSSSSSSGSGGDCFVLGWEQPPFGCFGVLAADVHELFPLFADMESPLPVSSAPAVPSQAHDAVAMPEELDELLLNFWDASCNDGDVGEQQVQAAFNSSCCVPHEKSSSTVTTTNYFFPYDDDPLSSIFSAAPTLAEKALLQAPAEPLSSSSSNCHGDPHLGDAGGAWVQGAAATPSAARAPPVPRSSASLKRSTREESDQAECSQSVSKRRKAESPSPAGVVCPFALLKPDGLDGGATLADINARILMRPARPVRHPVGEFACAPRVSADQPGISGKTVSSFTRLHTPGRGTITIIRTRG from the exons ATGGAGACAGCCCAGGAAAGGGAGGTGCAGCTGCAGGGGAGGCAGGCGTGGCCTTTCCACATGATGGCGACTACCAGCAGcaactacagcagcagcagcagcagcagcggtagCGGTGGCGACTGCTTCGTGCTCGGGTGGGAGCAGCCGCCGTTCGGCTGCTTCGGGGTCCTTGCCGCCGACGTCCACGAGCTCTTCCCTCTGT TTGCAGACATGGAGTCGCCGTTGCCGGTGTCGTCGGCGCCGGCCGTCCCGTCGCAGGCGCACGACGCGGTGGCGATGCCCGAGGAGCTGGACGAGCTGCTCCTG AACTTCTGGGACGCAAGCTGCAACGACGGCGACGTGGGCGAGCAGCAGGTGCAGGCCGCCTTCAATTCCAGCTGCTGCGTCCCGCACGAGAAGAGCAGTAGCACTGTCACCACCACCAACTATTTCTTCCCCT ACGATGATGACCCCTTGAGCTCGATTTTCTCGGCGGCGCCCACGCTGGCAGAGAAAGCTCTGCTCCAGGCCCCGGCAGAGCCCCTCAGCTCGTCTTCGTCGAACTGTCACGGGGACCCACACCTGGGGGACGCGGGCGGGGCCTGGGTGCAGGGCGCCGCTGCCACGCCGAGTGCCGCGCGGGCCCCGCCTGTGCCGAGGAGCTCCGCCTCGCTGAAACGCTCGACACGCGAAG AGTCTGATCAGGCGGAGTGCAGCCAGAGCGTGAGCAAGCGGAGGAAGGCCgagtcgccgtcgccggcgggGGTGGTGTGCCCGTTCGCCCTGCTGAAGCCCGACGGGCTGGACGGCGGCGCGACGTTGGCGGACATCAACGCGCGCATCCTCATGCGTCCCGCGCGGCCCGTGCGGCACCCCGTCGGCGAGTTCGCGTGCGCGCCGCGCGTGTCCGCGGACCAGCCGGGCATATCGGGCAAGACCGTGTCCAGCTTCACGCGCCTGCACACCCCCGGACGCGGCACCATAACCATCATAAGAACAAGAGGCTGA